A genomic segment from Malus domestica chromosome 05, GDT2T_hap1 encodes:
- the LOC103434543 gene encoding cysteine-rich receptor-like protein kinase 25 isoform X1 yields the protein MLMKMSMILLLFVSMLSLLSLITSNETGQFLAISCPNNTTTFTSNTGWYFPTFHESFQSNLNEVLNTLISPAAPDTGFYNTTAGLNSTEKAYGLFLCQGYVSTDVCKDCVTAASIMAAQRCAYRINVIVWYAHCMLRYSNESLSTLYESPSISAWNEQNATEWNRFNQVLGKSMNEVVTEATNTANKFAMKQANISRFLSVYSVAQCTWDLSEVDCNRCLKLAVSRLRSCCEGRKGGRVLMPSCNVRFEIYPFYLQNATSEPAPAPKALPPPAPKGRRKHLSTIIIAVGCVGIALLVVSLVLVASGYCFPGRRERKKNDEALQHENGKQQDMRTAESLQFDLGTLETATNKFSEDNKLGEGGFGAVFKGTLINGQEIAVKRLSKSSGQGVQEFKNEVVLVAKLQHRNLVRLLGFCLEGEETLLVYENVANKSLDYFLFEHKKREQLDWLSRTMIIEGIARGILYLHEDSRLRVIHRDLKASNILLDSNMNPKISDFGMARMFGVDDQTEGNTKRIVGTYGYMAPEYAMEGLYSVKSDVFSFGVLLLEIIMGRRNFLGFHRTNCGPTLIGYAWQLWNETKGLELMDPLLKDSCSPNEFLRYIHIGLSCVQEDANNRPTMSSIVHMLNSEAISLSRPEKPAFFTGRYVDHHDQVRAQDCSANGFTISIDVPR from the exons ATGCTGATGAAGATGTCCATGATCCTTTTGTTGTTTGTCTCCATGCTTAGCTTGCTCAGTTTGATCACCAGTAATGAAACTGGTCAATTTCTAGCCATTAGCTGCCCAAATAACACAACCACTTTCACCTCCAACACTGGCTGGTACTTTCCCACCTTCCACGAGAGCTTCCAATCCAATCTCAACGAAGTCCTCAACACCCTTATCTCTCCCGCTGCCCCTGACACCGGCTTTTACAACACCACGGCGGGCTTAAATTCTACGGAAAAAGCCTACGGCCTCTTTCTCTGCCAAGGATATGTCTCTACCGACGTTTGCAAAGATTGCGTGACTGCTGCAAGCATAATGGCAGCACAACGCTGTGCCTACCGAATAAATGTAATTGTATGGTACGCCCACTGCATGCTACGCTACTCAAACGAGTCCTTATCCACCTTGTACGAATCGCCGTCCATCTCCGCGTGGAACGAGCAGAACGCAACCGAATGGAATCGGTTCAACCAGGTTCTGGGGAAAAGTATGAACGAGGTGGTCACCGAGGCTACTAATACTGCCAACAAGTTTGCAATGAAACAGGCAAATATTAGTAGGTTTCTTTCTGTGTACAGCGTCGCACAGTGCACATGGGATCTGTCTGAAGTGGATTGCAACCGGTGTTTAAAGCTTGCCGTCTCGAGATTGCGGAGCTGTTGTGAAGGAAGGAAAGGGGGACGAGTTTTGATGCCGAGCTGTAACGTTAGGTTTGAAATTTATCCCTTTTACCTCCAAAACGCCACCTCAGAACCGGCGCCTGCACCGAAGGCTCTTCCTCCTCCTGCACCTAAAG GAAGAAGGAAACACCTCTCTACAATTATCATTGCTGTCGGGTGTGTTGGCATTGCTCTTCTAGTTGTCTCTCTAGTTCTTGTAGCATCGGGCTACTGCTTTCCAGGCAGacgagaaagaaagaagaatgatGAGGCTCTACAACATGAAAATGGCAAACAGCAAG ATATGAGGACGGCTGAGTCCTTGCAATTTGATTTGGGAACTCTCGAAACTGCCACAAATAAGTTCTCCGAAGATAACAAGTTAGGCGAAGGTGGATTCGGTGCAGTTTTCAAG GGAACGCTTATTAATGGACAAGAAATAGCAGTAAAGAGGCTGTCAAAAAGCTCCGGACAAGGTGTACAAGAATTTAAGAATGAGGTAGTATTGGTAGCCAAGCTTCAACACAGAAATCTTGTCAGGCTTTTAGGATTTTGCTTGGAAGGAGAAGAAACCTTACTTGTTTATGAAAATGTGGCCAACAAAAGCCTTGATTATTTTCTATTTG AACATAAAAAACGAGAACAACTAGATTGGTTGAGCCGCACCATGATAATTGAAGGAATTGCTCGAGGAATTTTGTATCTCCATGAAGATTCGAGGCTTAGAGTTATACATCGTGATTTGAAAGCTAGCAACATTTTATTAGACAGCAACATGAACCCGAAAATATCAGATTTTGGGATGGCTAGAATGTTTGGAGTTGATGATCAAACTGAAGGAAATACCAAAAGAATTGTTGGCACTTA TGGTTACATGGCTCCAGAATATGCTATGGAAGGGTTGTATTCAGTAAAATCGGATGTCTTCAGCTTCGGAGTACTTCTGCTTGAGATCATAATGGGGAGAAGGAACTTTTTAGGCTTTCATCGCACTAATTGTGGACCTACTCTTATAGGTTAT GCTTGGCAATTATGGAATGAAACGAAAGGTTTGGAGTTGATGGATCCCTTGTTAAAAGATTCATGCAGTCCAAATGAATTTTTGAGGTACATCCACATTGGATTATCGTGTGTTCAAGAGGATGCAAACAACAGGCCAACCATGTCATCAATTGTTCATATGTTAAACAGTGAAGCTATTAGTCTTTCCAGACCTGAGAAACCAGCCTTCTTTACAGGGAGATATGTTGATCACCATGATCAAGTGCGTGCTCAAGATTGCTCAGCCAATGGTTTCACGATTTCTATCGATGTTCCTCGTTGA
- the LOC103434543 gene encoding cysteine-rich receptor-like protein kinase 10 isoform X3, whose product MKEFRAQLLGAEKEIEGEMNVLSQRRRKHLSTIIIAVGCVGIALLVVSLVLVASGYCFPGRRERKKNDEALQHENGKQQDMRTAESLQFDLGTLETATNKFSEDNKLGEGGFGAVFKGTLINGQEIAVKRLSKSSGQGVQEFKNEVVLVAKLQHRNLVRLLGFCLEGEETLLVYENVANKSLDYFLFEHKKREQLDWLSRTMIIEGIARGILYLHEDSRLRVIHRDLKASNILLDSNMNPKISDFGMARMFGVDDQTEGNTKRIVGTYGYMAPEYAMEGLYSVKSDVFSFGVLLLEIIMGRRNFLGFHRTNCGPTLIGYAWQLWNETKGLELMDPLLKDSCSPNEFLRYIHIGLSCVQEDANNRPTMSSIVHMLNSEAISLSRPEKPAFFTGRYVDHHDQVRAQDCSANGFTISIDVPR is encoded by the exons ATGAAGGAGTTTAGAGCACAACTTTTAGGGGCTGagaaagaaattgagggagaaATGAATGTGCTATCACAGA GAAGAAGGAAACACCTCTCTACAATTATCATTGCTGTCGGGTGTGTTGGCATTGCTCTTCTAGTTGTCTCTCTAGTTCTTGTAGCATCGGGCTACTGCTTTCCAGGCAGacgagaaagaaagaagaatgatGAGGCTCTACAACATGAAAATGGCAAACAGCAAG ATATGAGGACGGCTGAGTCCTTGCAATTTGATTTGGGAACTCTCGAAACTGCCACAAATAAGTTCTCCGAAGATAACAAGTTAGGCGAAGGTGGATTCGGTGCAGTTTTCAAG GGAACGCTTATTAATGGACAAGAAATAGCAGTAAAGAGGCTGTCAAAAAGCTCCGGACAAGGTGTACAAGAATTTAAGAATGAGGTAGTATTGGTAGCCAAGCTTCAACACAGAAATCTTGTCAGGCTTTTAGGATTTTGCTTGGAAGGAGAAGAAACCTTACTTGTTTATGAAAATGTGGCCAACAAAAGCCTTGATTATTTTCTATTTG AACATAAAAAACGAGAACAACTAGATTGGTTGAGCCGCACCATGATAATTGAAGGAATTGCTCGAGGAATTTTGTATCTCCATGAAGATTCGAGGCTTAGAGTTATACATCGTGATTTGAAAGCTAGCAACATTTTATTAGACAGCAACATGAACCCGAAAATATCAGATTTTGGGATGGCTAGAATGTTTGGAGTTGATGATCAAACTGAAGGAAATACCAAAAGAATTGTTGGCACTTA TGGTTACATGGCTCCAGAATATGCTATGGAAGGGTTGTATTCAGTAAAATCGGATGTCTTCAGCTTCGGAGTACTTCTGCTTGAGATCATAATGGGGAGAAGGAACTTTTTAGGCTTTCATCGCACTAATTGTGGACCTACTCTTATAGGTTAT GCTTGGCAATTATGGAATGAAACGAAAGGTTTGGAGTTGATGGATCCCTTGTTAAAAGATTCATGCAGTCCAAATGAATTTTTGAGGTACATCCACATTGGATTATCGTGTGTTCAAGAGGATGCAAACAACAGGCCAACCATGTCATCAATTGTTCATATGTTAAACAGTGAAGCTATTAGTCTTTCCAGACCTGAGAAACCAGCCTTCTTTACAGGGAGATATGTTGATCACCATGATCAAGTGCGTGCTCAAGATTGCTCAGCCAATGGTTTCACGATTTCTATCGATGTTCCTCGTTGA
- the LOC103434543 gene encoding cysteine-rich receptor-like protein kinase 25 isoform X2: MLMKMSMILLLFVSMLSLLSLITSNETGQFLAISCPNNTTTFTSNTGWYFPTFHESFQSNLNEVLNTLISPAAPDTGFYNTTAGLNSTEKAYGLFLCQGYVSTDVCKDCVTAASIMAAQRCAYRINVIVWYAHCMLRYSNESLSTLYESPSISAWNEQNATEWNRFNQVLGKSMNEVVTEATNTANKFAMKQANISRFLSVYSVAQCTWDLSEVDCNRCLKLAVSRLRSCCEGRKGGRVLMPSCNVRFEIYPFYLQNATSEPAPAPKALPPPAPKGRRKHLSTIIIAVGCVGIALLVVSLVLVASGYCFPGRRERKKNDEALQHENGKQQDMRTAESLQFDLGTLETATNKFSEDNKLGEGGFGAVFKGTLINGQEIAVKRLSKSSGQGVQEFKNEVVLVAKLQHRNLVRLLGFCLEGEETLLVYENVANKSLDYFLFEHKKREQLDWLSRTMIIEGIARGILYLHEDSRLRVIHRDLKASNILLDSNMNPKISDFGMARMFGVDDQTEGNTKRIVGTYGYMAPEYAMEGLYSVKSDVFSFGVLLLEIIMGRRNFLGFHRTNCGPTLIGYAWQLWNETKGLELMDPLLKDSCSPNEFLREIC, from the exons ATGCTGATGAAGATGTCCATGATCCTTTTGTTGTTTGTCTCCATGCTTAGCTTGCTCAGTTTGATCACCAGTAATGAAACTGGTCAATTTCTAGCCATTAGCTGCCCAAATAACACAACCACTTTCACCTCCAACACTGGCTGGTACTTTCCCACCTTCCACGAGAGCTTCCAATCCAATCTCAACGAAGTCCTCAACACCCTTATCTCTCCCGCTGCCCCTGACACCGGCTTTTACAACACCACGGCGGGCTTAAATTCTACGGAAAAAGCCTACGGCCTCTTTCTCTGCCAAGGATATGTCTCTACCGACGTTTGCAAAGATTGCGTGACTGCTGCAAGCATAATGGCAGCACAACGCTGTGCCTACCGAATAAATGTAATTGTATGGTACGCCCACTGCATGCTACGCTACTCAAACGAGTCCTTATCCACCTTGTACGAATCGCCGTCCATCTCCGCGTGGAACGAGCAGAACGCAACCGAATGGAATCGGTTCAACCAGGTTCTGGGGAAAAGTATGAACGAGGTGGTCACCGAGGCTACTAATACTGCCAACAAGTTTGCAATGAAACAGGCAAATATTAGTAGGTTTCTTTCTGTGTACAGCGTCGCACAGTGCACATGGGATCTGTCTGAAGTGGATTGCAACCGGTGTTTAAAGCTTGCCGTCTCGAGATTGCGGAGCTGTTGTGAAGGAAGGAAAGGGGGACGAGTTTTGATGCCGAGCTGTAACGTTAGGTTTGAAATTTATCCCTTTTACCTCCAAAACGCCACCTCAGAACCGGCGCCTGCACCGAAGGCTCTTCCTCCTCCTGCACCTAAAG GAAGAAGGAAACACCTCTCTACAATTATCATTGCTGTCGGGTGTGTTGGCATTGCTCTTCTAGTTGTCTCTCTAGTTCTTGTAGCATCGGGCTACTGCTTTCCAGGCAGacgagaaagaaagaagaatgatGAGGCTCTACAACATGAAAATGGCAAACAGCAAG ATATGAGGACGGCTGAGTCCTTGCAATTTGATTTGGGAACTCTCGAAACTGCCACAAATAAGTTCTCCGAAGATAACAAGTTAGGCGAAGGTGGATTCGGTGCAGTTTTCAAG GGAACGCTTATTAATGGACAAGAAATAGCAGTAAAGAGGCTGTCAAAAAGCTCCGGACAAGGTGTACAAGAATTTAAGAATGAGGTAGTATTGGTAGCCAAGCTTCAACACAGAAATCTTGTCAGGCTTTTAGGATTTTGCTTGGAAGGAGAAGAAACCTTACTTGTTTATGAAAATGTGGCCAACAAAAGCCTTGATTATTTTCTATTTG AACATAAAAAACGAGAACAACTAGATTGGTTGAGCCGCACCATGATAATTGAAGGAATTGCTCGAGGAATTTTGTATCTCCATGAAGATTCGAGGCTTAGAGTTATACATCGTGATTTGAAAGCTAGCAACATTTTATTAGACAGCAACATGAACCCGAAAATATCAGATTTTGGGATGGCTAGAATGTTTGGAGTTGATGATCAAACTGAAGGAAATACCAAAAGAATTGTTGGCACTTA TGGTTACATGGCTCCAGAATATGCTATGGAAGGGTTGTATTCAGTAAAATCGGATGTCTTCAGCTTCGGAGTACTTCTGCTTGAGATCATAATGGGGAGAAGGAACTTTTTAGGCTTTCATCGCACTAATTGTGGACCTACTCTTATAGGTTAT GCTTGGCAATTATGGAATGAAACGAAAGGTTTGGAGTTGATGGATCCCTTGTTAAAAGATTCATGCAGTCCAAATGAATTTTTGAG GGAGATATGTTGA